Proteins encoded within one genomic window of Halocatena marina:
- a CDS encoding cation:proton antiporter: MLGLDVLVVLILALGVIAQVLSSRFEVPSVLFLLITGIIVGPEGLGLVAVDSFGESRTTIIGLSVAIIMFEAAFHLKIEKFREAPKTTFRLVTTGAVIALVGTAIAVRVFLDASWQVAFLIGALLVATGPTVITPILNTVRLRDRVGAALETEGVTNDVTASILAVAVFHFIIAPDTNINTIFSSFIKRLGTGVLIGLVVAVLVWYLLEHVEFASGDASQEARLLTLAGALVAFTTANAIPEAEEAGIAAAVTAGIILGNVNLSYEEEIEAFKGDLSLIVLSFVFIVLGTLIQFDALFSAGFGGLAVVVAVVAVIRPLIVLSATYGTQITKRERIWMSAVAPRGIIPASVATLFALELRAHGMADAATLLAGTVFLVILITIVFQGGLARHLAEYLNVIPMRAIIVGGGRVGRALAERLDDRGENVVIIDNDNESIEAARAMGFTVQRGDATDLEVLRDAGAEHAKIVAAAAGDDDVNLLVAQLARTSFGIDTIIARSNNRSNVDAFEELGVRTISTGLSVAWAMDNAIERPALSHWMNELGRSGDVQEVEITSDKLVGKQIQDIGDELPNGCIIGLVSRDGDNVVPTSNFELEKGDHLTIIGRKEAVRDAISLCHPERVRA, encoded by the coding sequence ATGCTCGGATTGGACGTACTCGTCGTCCTTATACTTGCACTCGGTGTCATCGCTCAGGTACTATCTAGTCGATTCGAAGTCCCGAGTGTTCTCTTTTTACTCATCACGGGAATCATCGTTGGACCAGAGGGACTAGGACTGGTCGCAGTCGATTCGTTCGGTGAGTCTCGGACGACGATTATCGGACTCAGTGTAGCGATCATCATGTTCGAGGCGGCGTTCCATCTCAAAATAGAGAAGTTTCGAGAGGCCCCAAAGACGACGTTTCGACTCGTTACCACCGGTGCAGTGATTGCCCTTGTCGGGACTGCCATCGCCGTCCGTGTGTTTCTCGATGCGTCGTGGCAGGTGGCGTTTCTCATCGGAGCACTGCTGGTAGCAACGGGACCGACGGTCATCACCCCCATTTTGAACACGGTTCGATTACGCGATCGGGTTGGTGCAGCACTTGAGACAGAAGGAGTAACGAACGATGTTACCGCGTCTATACTCGCAGTCGCGGTGTTTCATTTCATCATCGCACCAGACACCAACATCAACACCATCTTCAGTTCGTTCATCAAACGGCTCGGTACGGGCGTCCTCATCGGACTGGTCGTTGCGGTGCTGGTTTGGTATCTTCTGGAACACGTCGAATTCGCTTCGGGCGACGCATCACAAGAAGCCCGCTTGCTCACGCTGGCCGGTGCTCTCGTCGCGTTTACTACTGCAAACGCAATACCGGAAGCAGAAGAGGCAGGGATCGCAGCAGCCGTGACTGCTGGGATTATTCTGGGTAACGTAAATCTATCCTACGAGGAAGAAATCGAGGCGTTCAAGGGCGATTTATCGCTGATCGTCCTCTCGTTCGTCTTCATCGTCCTGGGAACGCTGATTCAGTTCGATGCGTTGTTCTCGGCCGGATTCGGTGGTCTCGCGGTCGTGGTCGCAGTCGTTGCCGTGATTCGACCGCTCATTGTGCTTTCTGCAACATACGGAACGCAGATAACCAAGCGAGAACGGATCTGGATGTCTGCAGTGGCACCGCGCGGAATCATTCCCGCCAGTGTTGCGACGCTGTTCGCGCTCGAACTACGGGCCCACGGCATGGCCGACGCCGCGACGCTGCTCGCGGGAACCGTGTTCCTCGTTATCCTCATTACTATTGTCTTCCAAGGAGGACTAGCCAGACACCTCGCGGAATACCTGAATGTGATACCTATGCGTGCAATCATCGTGGGCGGCGGCCGGGTTGGCCGCGCGCTTGCAGAACGTTTGGATGATCGAGGCGAGAACGTCGTTATTATCGATAACGATAACGAATCAATTGAAGCTGCCCGTGCGATGGGATTCACCGTACAGCGCGGTGACGCGACGGATTTGGAAGTGTTGCGCGATGCGGGCGCGGAACACGCAAAGATCGTTGCAGCAGCGGCTGGAGACGACGACGTGAATCTGCTCGTTGCACAACTTGCAAGAACGTCCTTTGGAATCGACACCATCATCGCCCGATCGAATAACCGTTCGAACGTCGATGCCTTCGAAGAACTCGGTGTCCGTACCATTTCCACCGGCCTCTCAGTCGCGTGGGCGATGGACAACGCCATCGAACGACCCGCGCTCTCACACTGGATGAACGAACTCGGGCGAAGCGGAGACGTACAAGAAGTAGAAATCACTAGCGACAAGCTGGTCGGAAAACAAATCCAAGATATCGGAGATGAACTTCCGAACGGCTGTATCATCGGTCTCGTGAGCCGAGATGGAGACAACGTCGTCCCGACATCGAATTTCGAACTCGAAAAAGGCGACCATCTCACGATTATCGGCCGAAAAGAAGCAGTCCGAGACGCAATCTCGCTTTGTCATCCAGAACGCGTCCGAGCGTGA
- a CDS encoding S8 family peptidase: MRGNDTLDRRTFLQLSGLAGLAGLTGFASAVPGRTPGPKTNELLVGVSSTASGTRTAVTPHLPSGARVVHENDNLGYAAVELPDQASTQAQTSLAQAVKSRGPVKYVEPNATYHTQYQPNDPQYGDQYADQMVNAATAWDDTLGDAGVTIAVIDQGVKYDHPDLSGNMASDPGYDFVDDDSDPYPDSMSEEYHGTHVAGIAAAGVDNGTGVTGIGNSTILSGRVLSEAGSGSTSDIADGIEWAADQGADVINLSLGGGGYTQTMKNAVSYATSNGALVVAAAGNSGTQGVSYPAAYSECVAVSALDSDGSLASYSQYGSSVELAAPGTDVLSSWTDDGYNTISGTSMATPVVAGVAGLTLAKWDLTNSELRSHLKNTAADIGLPSDEQGSGRVDAGNAVTTQPGDGGGGGGDPYTETLSDSLSSSADSDCWEWSWESSAPSQVVVELDGPSSADFDLFVNEGTGTCPSTSSYTHRSWSSNSQESITIDNPDSSTPLHILADSYSGSGGYSLTITEYP; the protein is encoded by the coding sequence ATGCGAGGAAATGACACCTTAGACCGACGGACATTTTTACAATTGAGCGGACTCGCGGGGCTTGCAGGGCTCACTGGGTTCGCATCAGCGGTACCCGGGCGCACACCGGGACCGAAGACAAACGAGTTGTTGGTTGGTGTGAGCTCGACGGCGAGTGGTACGCGCACGGCGGTCACACCGCATCTTCCGAGCGGGGCACGCGTTGTTCACGAGAACGACAATCTGGGATACGCTGCTGTCGAACTGCCCGATCAGGCTAGCACACAGGCACAAACGTCCCTAGCACAGGCTGTAAAGAGTCGTGGCCCAGTCAAATACGTCGAGCCGAACGCGACGTATCACACACAGTATCAGCCAAACGACCCTCAGTACGGCGATCAGTACGCTGATCAGATGGTGAATGCCGCCACCGCGTGGGATGACACCTTAGGTGATGCTGGCGTGACCATCGCTGTGATTGATCAAGGCGTGAAGTACGATCACCCGGATCTTTCGGGGAACATGGCCAGTGATCCAGGCTATGACTTCGTTGATGACGATAGCGATCCGTATCCGGACAGCATGTCCGAAGAGTATCACGGGACGCACGTCGCGGGCATTGCGGCCGCAGGTGTCGACAACGGTACCGGGGTGACAGGGATCGGTAACTCGACGATTCTCTCTGGTCGCGTGCTAAGCGAGGCTGGCAGTGGGTCGACCAGCGACATTGCAGACGGAATCGAGTGGGCCGCCGACCAAGGCGCAGACGTGATCAATCTCTCGTTGGGTGGCGGTGGCTACACCCAAACGATGAAAAATGCGGTCTCCTACGCCACTAGCAATGGCGCGCTCGTGGTCGCCGCGGCAGGCAATTCAGGCACCCAGGGTGTCTCGTACCCAGCGGCATACAGCGAGTGTGTGGCGGTCTCGGCACTCGATTCCGACGGATCACTTGCATCGTATTCCCAGTATGGTAGCTCGGTCGAACTCGCAGCGCCGGGAACGGACGTTCTCTCGTCGTGGACCGACGACGGCTACAATACAATTTCGGGAACCTCGATGGCGACACCAGTGGTGGCCGGTGTCGCTGGACTCACGCTTGCCAAATGGGATCTCACGAACAGCGAACTCCGGAGCCATCTCAAGAACACTGCTGCTGATATTGGTCTCCCGAGCGATGAGCAGGGCAGTGGCCGCGTCGATGCTGGTAACGCTGTTACCACCCAACCTGGAGACGGCGGTGGTGGTGGCGGTGATCCGTATACAGAGACTCTCTCTGATTCGCTGTCAAGCTCTGCAGACAGCGATTGTTGGGAGTGGTCGTGGGAGTCGAGCGCACCGAGTCAGGTTGTCGTCGAACTCGATGGCCCATCGAGTGCTGACTTCGACCTCTTCGTGAACGAAGGAACTGGAACTTGTCCATCCACTTCGAGCTACACCCACCGCTCGTGGTCGAGCAACAGCCAAGAGTCGATCACCATCGACAATCCCGACAGTTCGACGCCGCTGCACATACTCGCTGATTCCTACAGCGGTAGCGGCGGATACTCGCTCACCATCACTGAGTATCCCTGA